The segment CGCGGGCCGTTTACGGATCTTGCGGAACGGAGAAGATCTGGAAAATTACGTTGCTGAAATTCCGCCCACTTTAGGACAATGTCTGATCTTTAAAGTCACAGACAATTGCTGGCACGGGCATAAACCTTTTGAAGGCGAGCGCCGCGCGATTCAATTGAACTATTTAACGAACGAAGCTGCGTTGAGACAACATCTTTCCAAACATAATCTTTCAGCCAGATGGAAGAGTTGGCGAAGCTGGTTTTCGCGAGGTGATGAGTACTAGTGCGCGTTTTAATCGTGCGCCTTTCCTCCATGGGCGATGTGGTTCATAGTCTGCCGGCAGTAACGGACGCGGCCCGGTCCATCCAGGATATTCAATTGGATTGGGTTGTAGATCGAGCATTTGCTGAGATCCCGGGATGGCATTCTTCCGTTCGGAACGTTATTGGCAGTCCACCAAGGCGTCTCACAAATTTACGCTCTCCTGAATTTAAAAGCTTTTTTGCAAAGCTGCGAAGCTGTGAATACGATCTCGTCATCGATCTTCAGGGACAGTGGAAAAGCGCTGCCATTGCGCGTTTCGCGAAAGGACTGAGTTGCGGCTACAACGGAAATTCTGTGAACGAACGGGGCGCGGATTTGCTGTATCGCAAACAATATTTTGTTTCGAAACAACGACACTCCATTCGACGCATGAGAGAATTGATGGCGCGCGCCTTGAGCTACACATTTGATGAAAACAATGTGAATTACGGGATCGATCGTTCCCGTCTACCGGTCAATCCGCTGAATCTGAAGAATCCATATCTTGTTTTTATTCACAGCACTAGTTGGGAATCCAAATGTTGGCCTGAGAATTACTGGCAGGAACTTACTGCGAAAGCGATACACGCAGGCTTTCATGTTGTTCTGGTATGGGGAAATCTAGCTGAAAAAGAGCGCGCACGGATGATTGCTGCCGAGCGCAAAGAAGCGATCCTGTTAGATGATCTTTCTATCTCCGAAAAGGCATCTGTACTTATCGGAGCTCATGCAACAGTTGGTTTGGATACCGGCTTGAGTCACATTGCTGCCGCGCTGGACATTCCTTCGGTAACTCTTTACGGCGCAACGGATCCGTTTCTAGTCGGCGCTACCGGAAAGAATCAAATGCATATCGCATCGGATTTTGAGTGTGTAAAGTGCCACCGCTCCGTTTGTGATTATTCCAGAATGCCGGTGGCAAAACCTGCTTGCTTTGCCTCAATGACTCCGGAAGTGGTCTGGAGTTCCCTGGAACACCTTATTTTCGAGAAGCGCGGATCGACGCAAGTTGGTTGACTCGGCCGGGCAGTTCCGGCGCTTCGAGACGTGAACAGATTTCGCGGAATTGCGGAGATGGTCCGGACCATTCGAGATTCTCCAACTTATCTTTAACAGGTCCTTTGGTTACAAGTGTCGCGAGTTGGCGGAAGAGAAGAACGAGTTCCCGTTGTTCGCGAAGCGTACTTGCCAACCGGTCTGCGCTTCTGATGGAAATTTTCCAATCACGAGGGTTGTCAGGGATCTCTTCCAGATGCTTGTAGCGCGCTAAGACCGCCGATGCAGCTTTTGCTCCCCAACCGGGAAGGCCCGGATATCCATCGGCGGCATCACCAACCAGCGCAAGATAATCGGGAATCGATTCGGGCAGCACACCAAACTTTTCTATCACACCCTTTTCGTTGATCAACTTTCGCTGTCTGCGGTCAAATTGAACCACTTGATCTCCGACAACGCATTGCCCCAGATCCTTGTCCGGCGTGCAGATGAGCACTTGCTCGACTTTATCCCGGTACAGCGCCGCCCCCGCAGCCAGGGCGTCGTCCGCTTCGTATTCAACCATTGCCCAAACGAGCACCCCCATACCGCGCAAGGATTCCTCCAGTAGCGGAAACTGTGAAAGAAGATCGGGCGCAACGCCCGTGCTGTCTTTGTAATCGCTCCACAAAATGTTTCTGAAAGACTCAATTACATGGTCTGTGGCGACCGCAATGTGCGTGACTCCAGAGTTCAGAAGCGAGAGAACTGAAGTGAGCACTCCCCGCACAGCACCAACTTCTTCTCCGCGCGCCGTGATGTGTTTGGGAAGCGCGTAGTAATGACGAAAAAGCTCGTACGTGCCGTCAATTAAATAAACTTTCACACAGGTAATTGTGCGGCGAATGCCGGCGCAACGCAATCTCCAGCACGGAACAGAAGCGGATATAATCTCTAGAACTAGTCGTGAAAAGTCTCATTCTCTTTTTTCTTCTTGTCTGCGTTTCACAATCGCAAGCTGCCGATGAGCGACTGATTGATGCGACGGATGACGGAAAGTTGGATGTTGTCAAAGAGCTAATCAAGAAAGGCGCAGACGTCAATGAGAAAGATAAGGTGAATGGAGCAACTGTGTTGATGTGGGCGGTTAGGAAGGGAGAGCACGAGATCGCACAGACATTGATTCAGGCAGGAGCAGATGTAAATGCAAAAAATAAATGGGGTGGGACTGCATTGCAGTGGGCGGCCGATTCAGGAAATGAAAAGATGGTTGGTGCGTTGATCGCAAAAGGCGCAGACGTTAACGCTGGTGATTCGACCGGTCTGACTTCACTGATGGTTGCCGCAAACTATGAAGGAAAAGAGTACGCGCAAATTGTTCGCGCACTTCTCGATGCAAAAGCGAATGTGAATGAATCTGATGAATCTGGAACAACCGCTTTAATGAAAGCATCCTCGAATCATTTTAAGACCGGGACCATTCGACTGTTGATTGAATCGGGCGCAAATGTGAATGCAAAAACGAAAGATGGCCTCACCCCTTTGATGATTGCTTGTAAAACGGCGCGTATCGAAGTGATCAAGTATCTGATCGATCATGGCGCTGACGTTCGCGCCAGAACGAACGATGGCAGGAGC is part of the bacterium genome and harbors:
- the waaC gene encoding lipopolysaccharide heptosyltransferase I, producing MRVLIVRLSSMGDVVHSLPAVTDAARSIQDIQLDWVVDRAFAEIPGWHSSVRNVIGSPPRRLTNLRSPEFKSFFAKLRSCEYDLVIDLQGQWKSAAIARFAKGLSCGYNGNSVNERGADLLYRKQYFVSKQRHSIRRMRELMARALSYTFDENNVNYGIDRSRLPVNPLNLKNPYLVFIHSTSWESKCWPENYWQELTAKAIHAGFHVVLVWGNLAEKERARMIAAERKEAILLDDLSISEKASVLIGAHATVGLDTGLSHIAAALDIPSVTLYGATDPFLVGATGKNQMHIASDFECVKCHRSVCDYSRMPVAKPACFASMTPEVVWSSLEHLIFEKRGSTQVG
- a CDS encoding flap endonuclease: MKVYLIDGTYELFRHYYALPKHITARGEEVGAVRGVLTSVLSLLNSGVTHIAVATDHVIESFRNILWSDYKDSTGVAPDLLSQFPLLEESLRGMGVLVWAMVEYEADDALAAGAALYRDKVEQVLICTPDKDLGQCVVGDQVVQFDRRQRKLINEKGVIEKFGVLPESIPDYLALVGDAADGYPGLPGWGAKAASAVLARYKHLEEIPDNPRDWKISIRSADRLASTLREQRELVLLFRQLATLVTKGPVKDKLENLEWSGPSPQFREICSRLEAPELPGRVNQLASIRASRK
- a CDS encoding ankyrin repeat domain-containing protein → MKSLILFFLLVCVSQSQAADERLIDATDDGKLDVVKELIKKGADVNEKDKVNGATVLMWAVRKGEHEIAQTLIQAGADVNAKNKWGGTALQWAADSGNEKMVGALIAKGADVNAGDSTGLTSLMVAANYEGKEYAQIVRALLDAKANVNESDESGTTALMKASSNHFKTGTIRLLIESGANVNAKTKDGLTPLMIACKTARIEVIKYLIDHGADVRARTNDGRSVFEIAKQAGYKEAIVALAEKGVTE